A region of Silurus meridionalis isolate SWU-2019-XX chromosome 17, ASM1480568v1, whole genome shotgun sequence DNA encodes the following proteins:
- the LOC124400427 gene encoding class II histocompatibility antigen, B-L beta chain-like isoform X3, whose product MKLCALNLCLLLASFTFKAVDGYYKQILSQCHYTRDLVNIEFIQSLYFNMAEYLRYNSTTDRYTGFTVYGARLAESLNLNPKNNLYSNLDNFCRFYRDRYSSNVLKKVKPDVVLRSLTSESDLPVAKLMCSLYDYHPKGVNVTWLRHGMVLKEGVSSTEELSDGDWYYQFHTFLEYTPRPGENISCMVKHESLTQPLIYTWDPPFPVDKRNKLIIGIFFLILGIVLAVSGCLYYLLRSKSERSRRRIQIQELKAHLFDQLGSDVW is encoded by the exons ATGAAGCTGTGTGCTCTGAATCTCTGCCTTCTGCTggcatcatttacatttaaagcag TTGATGGTTACTATAAACAAATACTCAGTCAGTGTCATTACACTCGGGATCTGGTCAACATTGAATTCATTCAGTCTCTGTACTTCAACATGGCTGAATATCTGAGGTACAACAGCACAACGGACAGATACACCGGGTTCACAGTTTATGGAGCGAGACTGGCTGAATCACTAAACCTAAACCCCAAAAACAATCTGTATTCCAATCTAGACAACTTCTGCAGATTTTACAGAGATCGCTATTCATCAAATGTTTTGAAGAAAG TGAAACCTGATGTGGTGTTGAGATCATTGACATCGGAGTCTGATCTCCCCGTAGCCAAGCTGATGTGCAGTCTGTATGATTATCACCCAAAAGGAGTCAATGTGACCTGGCTGAGACACGGCATGGTCCTAAAAGAAGGTGTTTCCTCCACCGAGGAGCTTTCAGATGGAGACTGGTACTATCAGTTCCACACTTTTCTAGAGTACACACCAAGACCTGGAGAAAACATCTCCTGCATGGTGAAGCATGAGAGCTTAACACAGCCACTCATATACACCTGGG ATCCTCCATTTCCTGTGGATAAGAGGAACAAGCTGATCATTGGCATTTTCTTCCTGATATTGGGAATCGTTTTGGCTGTTTCTGGATGTCTTTATTACTTACTGAGATCCAAAA